The following are encoded together in the Methylobacterium radiotolerans JCM 2831 genome:
- a CDS encoding tyrosine-type recombinase/integrase — MILNEAGEAYLRHCQLERHLSSNTLAAYRQDISELIAHFGLIEVVAVTGDALVTYADHLSKRRGLAPATVKRRLVCARGLFRWLTRTGALSADPFGGTEIRVRIPDRLPRCLATDEMARLARAADDASATTRLATLLLFATGMRVGELVSVRLADIDLDRDVIRIVGKGNRQRQVVIPNESLKDAIREYARTYHADDRASERFLREPNGRSLTTAAIRTRLRRLAKAAGLVRTVTPHMLRHTAATELLEAGVDIRFVQRLLGHRSILTTQIYTHVSDIALRTAVRGADLFGRLDRSCSRWEFACR; from the coding sequence ATGATCTTGAACGAAGCTGGTGAAGCCTACCTACGTCACTGCCAACTGGAACGGCACCTTTCGTCGAACACGCTGGCGGCGTACCGACAGGATATCTCGGAGCTGATCGCACACTTCGGTTTGATCGAGGTCGTAGCCGTGACCGGCGACGCCCTCGTCACGTATGCAGACCACCTATCCAAGCGGCGAGGCTTGGCGCCGGCGACGGTCAAGCGGCGGCTGGTCTGCGCCCGAGGTTTGTTCCGATGGCTAACGCGCACCGGGGCGTTGTCAGCCGATCCTTTCGGCGGCACGGAGATCCGCGTCCGCATACCCGATCGGCTCCCAAGATGCCTTGCTACGGACGAGATGGCCAGATTGGCTCGGGCTGCAGACGACGCCTCGGCTACGACCCGCCTCGCCACGTTGCTGCTATTCGCGACTGGGATGAGGGTCGGCGAACTTGTCTCGGTCCGCCTCGCTGACATCGACCTCGACCGCGATGTCATCCGCATAGTGGGTAAGGGGAATCGGCAGCGTCAAGTCGTCATTCCAAACGAGTCCTTGAAAGACGCCATACGTGAATACGCGCGCACCTACCATGCGGACGATCGAGCTTCTGAACGCTTTTTGAGGGAGCCAAATGGGCGGAGCTTGACGACCGCTGCCATACGCACCCGCCTCCGCCGCCTTGCCAAAGCCGCCGGCTTGGTGCGGACCGTCACACCGCACATGCTCCGGCATACGGCCGCGACTGAACTTCTAGAAGCAGGGGTAGACATCCGCTTTGTTCAGCGCCTGCTCGGCCACCGGAGCATCCTCACGACGCAAATCTACACCCACGTCAGCGACATTGCTCTCAGAACAGCCGTTCGCGGAGCCGACCTCTTCGGCCGATTGGATCGCAGCTGCAGTCGCTGGGAGTTCGCTTGCCGATAA
- a CDS encoding IS5-like element ISMra2 family transposase (programmed frameshift), with product MRRFELTDAQWEQIAPLLPPQKPRTGRPAEDHRQVLNGMLWILRTGAPWEDLPARYGAVGTVSSRFYRWRKAGVFDRVLQRLQAQADARGALDWDLHFVDATVVRAHQHAAGARRSGAIGGEATVEGVGEALGRSQGGFSTKLHLRAEGGGKPIAAVLTAGERHEQFALDALMDKGAVPRPGRGRPRLRPRRTAGDRGYSSPPARCRLRQRRIEPVIPTRKDQPRQPDFDKAAYRERNKVERLINRLKQYRRIATRYEKRAANYLAMVTLGMTMLWLT from the exons ATGCGACGCTTTGAACTGACTGACGCGCAGTGGGAGCAGATCGCCCCGCTGCTGCCTCCGCAGAAGCCGCGCACGGGCCGGCCCGCCGAGGATCACCGCCAAGTGCTCAACGGCATGCTCTGGATCCTGCGTACCGGTGCTCCCTGGGAGGACCTGCCGGCCCGCTACGGGGCGGTCGGAACCGTGTCGAGCCGGTTTTACCGGTGGCGCAAGGCGGGCGTGTTCGACCGGGTGCTGCAGCGCCTGCAGGCGCAGGCGGACGCCCGCGGCGCCCTGGACTGGGATCTGCACTTCGTGGACGCCACGGTGGTGCGCGCCCACCAGCACGCCGCCGGGGCACGCCGGTCCGGCGCCATC GGGGGTGAGGCGACCGTCGAGGGCGTGGGCGAAGCGCTCGGGCGCAGCCAGGGCGGGTTCTCCACCAAGCTGCATCTGCGCGCCGAGGGCGGCGGCAAGCCGATCGCGGCGGTGCTGACGGCCGGCGAAAGGCACGAGCAGTTCGCACTGGACGCCTTGATGGACAAGGGCGCGGTGCCACGTCCAGGGCGAGGCCGCCCGCGCCTGCGGCCCCGTAGGACGGCAGGGGACCGGGGTTACTCCAGTCCGCCGGCGCGTTGTCGCCTCAGGCAGCGTCGGATCGAGCCGGTCATCCCGACCCGCAAGGACCAGCCGCGTCAGCCCGACTTTGACAAGGCCGCGTACCGCGAGCGCAACAAGGTCGAGCGGCTGATCAACCGCCTCAAGCAGTATCGCCGCATCGCCACCCGCTACGAGAAGCGGGCTGCCAACTACCTCGCCATGGTCACCCTCGGCATGACCATGCTCTGGCTCACATGA
- a CDS encoding ATP-binding protein — MDRVTELPGQAERADGLAARLRQPGARIWFRGPPGSGKSTIANLVAARLGPHECVIRLKGDVTQTGTRFLCALRALEGTRRSKLVRDALPSALVAPLRAIPFGGGALAEWARIAATTVNRVRPEFLNGDQLDVLEGFQKLAAGSRAYIVIDDVGWLDIETTQLVAALAYPEVQKAFPFAEAASILFVENSEAAPGPNASILDQLRPSDVVEHRRIDQAAFEQALLAFGWGRPLDKDLVRDLYAISSGHLEIARQIVKLDAGVDLASLLARGDATSLMAELLDKRIGALRGATALLRLLSIAACAGSVFSETELHCAFMDPEAFPAALQAACREDLLIEEDDALRFAHDVVRAAAERLGSSQAADLHAKLAECVKRLRPGDYHGRLRHLRLAGQTGLLGEIAFAAAMQSVRGETLHPTPVAAELGPLGDILDSIRDGYRLMDAGEHRRALDVVLPHYDGTASLVQGEIVALVALNKIKLRTGDAYNEAVALLERWREARDEPELWQRLMSILSVALANAGEAERANQMHAVLVADLSARSIVDGAARTRLEAINRKADMFFGAELSEKHIRRAAAWFGPQVEGGMPRHAFEHTACHINLSGVLFTRGRFAAAAESAEVALSSIATLQAVGLRTAEPYKAFNNYAIASCRAGIATPEEAGAAIDVVIPPESRRDLRDRCLILCNRGALALLAGRVEEANAALGLVWAQVRDRDLDGYYTLYAGSNLAVSKAVGGDRRGAAKLLREIEPHLSVMPKWVRRAHQRRHAMMLKAFGDTSVRLPAEFDAYPFMQREPDDDQDPWWSIGRGLLLSDIQVWSEG, encoded by the coding sequence ATGGATCGCGTCACCGAGCTCCCGGGGCAGGCCGAGCGTGCGGATGGTCTCGCCGCACGACTTCGGCAACCGGGCGCACGCATCTGGTTCAGGGGGCCACCCGGGAGCGGAAAGTCGACCATCGCGAACCTAGTCGCGGCGCGGCTCGGGCCGCACGAATGCGTTATCCGTCTGAAGGGGGACGTCACACAAACGGGAACGCGGTTCCTCTGCGCGCTTCGCGCCCTGGAGGGCACGCGGCGGAGCAAGCTTGTCAGGGACGCTCTCCCGAGTGCACTTGTCGCGCCGCTCCGAGCGATCCCCTTTGGGGGCGGTGCGCTCGCCGAGTGGGCCCGGATCGCCGCGACGACCGTGAACCGCGTCCGGCCCGAGTTCCTGAACGGCGACCAACTCGATGTCCTGGAGGGATTCCAGAAGCTCGCGGCCGGATCCCGCGCATACATCGTGATCGACGATGTCGGCTGGCTCGACATCGAGACCACCCAACTCGTGGCGGCCTTAGCCTATCCGGAGGTGCAAAAGGCGTTTCCCTTCGCCGAGGCAGCCTCGATCCTCTTCGTTGAGAACTCGGAAGCGGCCCCAGGTCCAAACGCAAGTATCCTGGATCAGCTCCGGCCTTCGGATGTCGTCGAGCATCGGCGGATTGATCAAGCGGCCTTCGAGCAGGCGCTGCTCGCGTTCGGATGGGGGCGCCCCCTGGACAAGGACCTCGTCCGGGACCTGTACGCGATCTCAAGCGGTCATCTGGAGATCGCGCGGCAGATCGTGAAGCTCGACGCCGGGGTGGATCTCGCGAGCCTTTTGGCGCGGGGCGACGCGACGTCTTTGATGGCGGAACTCCTGGACAAGCGCATCGGTGCGCTACGCGGCGCGACCGCACTTCTGCGCCTCCTATCGATCGCGGCCTGCGCCGGCTCGGTGTTTTCCGAAACGGAACTCCATTGCGCCTTCATGGACCCCGAAGCTTTCCCGGCCGCCCTTCAGGCCGCCTGCCGGGAGGATCTCCTGATCGAGGAGGACGACGCGCTTCGGTTCGCGCACGACGTGGTCCGTGCCGCCGCCGAGAGGCTCGGGTCGTCCCAGGCGGCGGACCTGCACGCCAAGCTGGCGGAGTGCGTCAAGCGGCTGAGGCCAGGAGATTACCACGGGCGCCTCCGGCACCTCCGCTTGGCAGGCCAGACCGGGCTCTTGGGCGAGATCGCGTTCGCCGCCGCTATGCAATCGGTCCGCGGGGAGACCCTTCACCCTACGCCGGTCGCTGCGGAACTCGGACCGCTCGGAGACATCCTGGACAGCATCCGGGACGGGTACCGCCTCATGGACGCAGGGGAGCACAGGCGGGCTCTGGACGTCGTCCTTCCGCACTACGATGGCACGGCGTCGCTGGTGCAGGGCGAGATCGTGGCGCTGGTGGCACTAAATAAGATCAAGCTGCGCACGGGCGACGCCTACAACGAAGCGGTTGCCCTTCTCGAACGCTGGCGGGAGGCCCGTGACGAGCCCGAGCTCTGGCAGCGCCTGATGTCGATCCTCTCGGTGGCCTTGGCCAATGCCGGAGAGGCCGAACGCGCCAACCAGATGCATGCCGTGCTGGTCGCGGACCTCTCCGCGCGCTCCATTGTGGACGGCGCCGCGCGCACGCGTCTGGAAGCCATCAACCGCAAGGCCGACATGTTCTTCGGGGCGGAACTTTCCGAGAAACATATCCGGCGAGCGGCTGCCTGGTTCGGTCCCCAGGTCGAGGGCGGCATGCCGAGGCACGCCTTCGAACACACCGCCTGCCACATCAACCTGTCCGGCGTGCTGTTCACCCGGGGGCGCTTCGCAGCGGCGGCGGAGAGTGCCGAAGTCGCATTGAGCAGCATCGCCACCCTGCAAGCCGTTGGGCTCCGCACGGCCGAGCCCTACAAAGCCTTCAACAACTACGCGATCGCGTCCTGCCGAGCTGGCATCGCGACGCCTGAGGAGGCGGGTGCCGCCATCGACGTGGTCATCCCGCCCGAAAGTCGACGCGACCTCCGCGACCGGTGCTTGATCCTCTGCAACCGCGGGGCACTCGCGCTCCTGGCAGGCCGGGTCGAGGAGGCCAATGCGGCACTCGGCTTGGTTTGGGCACAGGTGCGAGACCGTGACCTCGATGGCTACTACACCCTTTATGCCGGATCGAACCTCGCCGTCTCCAAGGCGGTGGGGGGGGATCGTCGCGGTGCTGCCAAGCTGCTGCGGGAGATTGAGCCGCATCTATCGGTGATGCCGAAATGGGTCCGCCGTGCCCATCAACGACGGCACGCGATGATGCTGAAGGCTTTTGGCGATACCTCCGTTCGCTTGCCGGCCGAGTTCGACGCCTACCCTTTCATGCAGCGGGAGCCCGACGACGATCAGGATCCGTGGTGGTCGATCGGCCGCGGTCTGCTCCTGTCCGACATCCAGGTCTGGTCGGAGGGCTAG
- the ctrA gene encoding response regulator transcription factor CtrA, which translates to MRVLLIEDDVSVAQSIELMLKSENFNTYTTDLGEEGVDLGKLYDYDIILLDLNLPDMSGYEVLRSLRVAKVKTPILILSGMAGIEDKVKGLGFGADDYLTKPFHKDELVARIHAIVRRSKGHAQSVITTGDLIVNLDQKTVEVGGARVHLTGKEYQMLELLSLRKGTTLTKEMFLNHLYGGMDEPELKIIDVFICKLRKKLANASQGKNYIETVWGRGYVLREEPIEMQSIAS; encoded by the coding sequence ATGCGCGTTCTCCTGATCGAAGACGATGTCAGCGTCGCGCAGAGCATCGAGCTGATGCTCAAGTCCGAGAACTTCAACACCTACACCACCGACCTCGGGGAAGAGGGTGTCGATCTCGGTAAGCTGTACGACTACGACATCATCCTCCTCGATCTGAACCTGCCCGATATGTCGGGCTACGAGGTGCTCCGCTCGCTGCGCGTGGCGAAGGTGAAGACCCCGATCCTGATCCTGTCCGGCATGGCCGGCATCGAGGACAAGGTGAAGGGCCTCGGCTTCGGCGCCGACGACTACCTCACCAAGCCGTTCCACAAGGACGAGCTGGTGGCGCGCATCCACGCCATCGTGCGCCGCTCGAAGGGTCACGCCCAGTCGGTCATCACCACCGGCGACCTGATCGTGAACCTCGACCAGAAGACCGTCGAGGTCGGCGGCGCCCGGGTGCACCTCACCGGCAAGGAGTACCAGATGCTGGAACTCCTCTCGCTGCGGAAGGGCACGACCCTCACCAAGGAGATGTTCCTGAACCATCTCTACGGGGGCATGGACGAGCCGGAGCTGAAGATCATCGACGTCTTCATCTGCAAGCTGCGCAAGAAGCTCGCCAACGCCAGCCAGGGCAAAAACTACATCGAGACCGTCTGGGGCCGCGGCTACGTGCTGCGCGAAGAACCGATCGAGATGCAAAGCATAGCAAGCTGA
- a CDS encoding DUF2442 domain-containing protein translates to MVRPVKQAKDDWALPRRKPVTQEVLDQAIASEERLARQEHQAKTAWFDRRRDLVLIHLADGRVFGAEREQIPSLREASQNQLDSLQATADGAFLFVADLDLHVNVDGLVGRLLEGSPTTLKRIGAGIAGRTRSASKSAAAVRNGQLGGRPRKVVKAAETG, encoded by the coding sequence ATGGTGCGGCCAGTGAAACAGGCAAAGGACGACTGGGCTCTTCCTCGACGCAAGCCCGTAACACAAGAAGTCTTGGATCAGGCCATCGCGTCCGAGGAGAGACTTGCACGGCAGGAACATCAGGCCAAAACAGCTTGGTTCGACCGGCGACGGGACCTCGTGCTCATCCATCTAGCTGATGGTCGTGTCTTCGGTGCTGAGCGTGAACAAATTCCGTCGCTACGAGAGGCATCGCAGAATCAGCTCGACAGCCTGCAAGCGACGGCGGACGGCGCATTCCTGTTTGTTGCAGACCTTGATTTACATGTGAATGTCGACGGACTCGTCGGAAGACTGCTAGAGGGATCGCCCACAACACTGAAGCGCATCGGAGCCGGTATCGCCGGTCGGACGAGATCCGCCTCGAAATCGGCAGCCGCCGTGCGCAATGGACAACTGGGGGGCCGACCGCGGAAAGTTGTCAAGGCCGCCGAGACGGGCTGA
- a CDS encoding D-alanine--D-alanine ligase: MGRGDKAWTALRAVTDRILGVADDITVALVANSKGAVSSDPGDRSTEYLSDGEANQLLTGLRSAGFRTRYFDGERAFIEQTLTDPTLGTHGPRLLVYNIAQSGTDAGRKSLVPAFCALQGIATCNSNAYVVSLARNKLHVHSILKRFGLSVPDSWSYQAGSGWLLGRRPSGDATLIAKAIHESASIGLDGDSIGRAGAEYETMLARKSRTLRQAMFVQRLVAGREMETPVVRVGGQVHVLGPAIVTLGGTDHLGSRILDYDSVAHDDYGYAVPGPAEAPVVAKVRRVAAAAYETLGLEGFARVDFRVDDAGRPFVIDVATSPHLVWHSAYAHVFRAAGWGHEEMLACMVAVNARRLGWI, translated from the coding sequence ATGGGCAGGGGAGACAAGGCCTGGACGGCCCTGCGTGCTGTGACTGACAGGATCCTCGGCGTCGCCGATGATATCACCGTCGCTCTGGTCGCGAACTCGAAGGGCGCCGTGTCCTCCGACCCGGGCGACCGCTCGACCGAGTACCTATCGGACGGCGAGGCGAACCAACTTTTGACCGGCCTGCGTAGCGCCGGCTTCCGGACGCGCTACTTCGATGGCGAGCGTGCGTTCATCGAGCAGACGCTGACCGATCCGACGCTCGGGACGCACGGGCCTCGTCTGCTCGTCTACAACATCGCCCAGTCCGGAACCGATGCCGGCAGGAAGTCGCTCGTCCCGGCCTTCTGCGCCCTGCAGGGGATCGCGACCTGCAACTCCAACGCCTATGTCGTTTCCCTCGCGCGCAACAAGCTTCACGTACATTCGATCCTGAAACGCTTCGGTCTGTCGGTCCCGGACAGCTGGAGTTACCAAGCCGGCTCGGGATGGCTCTTGGGCAGGCGGCCCTCCGGCGACGCCACTTTGATCGCCAAGGCAATTCATGAGTCCGCGAGCATCGGGCTTGACGGCGACTCGATCGGGCGGGCGGGAGCTGAGTATGAGACCATGCTCGCCCGGAAGTCGCGTACGCTGCGTCAGGCGATGTTCGTGCAGAGGCTGGTTGCGGGTCGCGAGATGGAAACGCCGGTCGTTCGCGTCGGCGGACAGGTCCACGTTCTCGGGCCGGCAATCGTCACGCTGGGCGGCACGGACCACCTCGGGAGCCGGATCCTCGACTACGACTCGGTCGCGCACGATGACTACGGTTACGCCGTGCCGGGGCCGGCCGAGGCGCCGGTCGTCGCGAAGGTCCGCCGGGTCGCCGCCGCGGCCTACGAAACCCTTGGGCTCGAAGGCTTCGCGCGGGTCGATTTCCGCGTGGACGATGCCGGCCGGCCCTTCGTGATCGACGTAGCCACAAGCCCCCATCTCGTCTGGCACAGCGCCTACGCCCACGTGTTTCGTGCGGCAGGATGGGGTCACGAGGAGATGCTCGCCTGCATGGTCGCCGTGAACGCAAGGCGGCTCGGATGGATCTAG
- a CDS encoding E2 domain-associated cysteine-rich protein — MVGAMQDMATAERSFWESFEGKTCCGTMDGCPLGVGRP, encoded by the coding sequence ATCGTCGGCGCGATGCAGGACATGGCCACCGCGGAGCGGTCGTTCTGGGAGTCGTTTGAAGGCAAGACTTGTTGCGGGACCATGGACGGTTGCCCGCTGGGCGTCGGCAGGCCCTGA
- a CDS encoding TIR domain-containing protein — MLERFQGERGRKNLVEEMTRQRLVNGTLGLAEALVDVGQLTRVAPGTSIIEQGGTDNDLFFIVVGDFEVVVNDHRVNMRGRGDQVGEMAAVVPSQARAATVTATTEAVVLKVDEAGFSSVADRYPEVWRRMAQELARRLEQRNALIRPANEKPRVFLFSSSEALPVARAIENALADDPFLTVVWANGVFKVTNYTLETLEEELMQSDFAVAVAHPDDKTEIRDEEWPTPRDNVVFELGFFMGSLGRQRAVLMEPKGAKLKLPSDLAGITTIKYNFRPGADVGAMMGPACNTLRAHILRLGRNV, encoded by the coding sequence ATGCTTGAACGGTTTCAGGGCGAACGGGGCCGGAAGAACCTCGTGGAGGAAATGACTCGGCAAAGGCTTGTCAACGGGACGCTCGGCCTCGCCGAGGCCCTGGTCGACGTGGGGCAGCTCACGCGCGTCGCACCCGGCACCTCGATCATCGAGCAGGGGGGTACGGACAACGACCTGTTCTTCATAGTGGTCGGCGATTTCGAGGTCGTGGTGAACGACCATCGCGTCAACATGCGTGGCCGGGGCGACCAGGTCGGCGAGATGGCCGCCGTGGTGCCGTCGCAGGCCCGGGCGGCGACCGTGACGGCGACGACCGAGGCCGTGGTCTTGAAGGTCGACGAGGCCGGCTTCTCTTCCGTCGCCGACCGGTACCCCGAGGTTTGGCGACGCATGGCGCAGGAGCTGGCGCGACGCCTCGAACAACGGAACGCGCTGATCAGACCTGCCAACGAGAAGCCGCGCGTCTTCCTGTTCTCGTCCTCGGAAGCCCTTCCGGTGGCGCGAGCCATCGAGAATGCGCTCGCGGACGACCCGTTCCTGACCGTCGTATGGGCGAACGGCGTGTTCAAGGTGACGAACTACACGCTTGAGACCTTGGAAGAGGAGTTGATGCAATCCGATTTCGCGGTTGCGGTCGCCCACCCCGACGACAAGACCGAGATCCGGGACGAGGAGTGGCCAACGCCACGAGACAACGTGGTGTTCGAGCTGGGCTTCTTCATGGGAAGCCTGGGGCGTCAGCGGGCCGTGCTGATGGAGCCGAAGGGGGCGAAGTTGAAGCTTCCGAGTGACTTGGCGGGCATCACGACGATCAAGTACAATTTCCGGCCGGGTGCCGATGTTGGGGCCATGATGGGTCCGGCTTGCAACACGTTACGCGCCCACATCCTGCGCCTTGGGCGAAACGTCTGA
- a CDS encoding site-specific integrase: MELDAADPAPGPSRDSFAAPVPFADALPPGLELLIERLEQHARAARGAFADNTLRALAADSRIFAAWCREAGRAMLPATPETVAAFIDAQAETKARATVERYRSSVAALHRAAGLQNPCADEIVRLAVKRMNRAKGRRQKQAEPLNRTSIARMLEVKTPGRLHRRVTEAKREVPLIALRNAALVAVAYDTLLRRSELVSLYIGDLQKGADGSGTVLVRRSKADQEGEGAIKYLAPDTVEHIDAWLAAAQLTSGPLFRPLTKGGQVGAGALGAGEVARVFREVATAAGLKLARLPSGHSTRVGATQDMFAAGFELLEVMQAGSWKTPAMPARYGERLRAQRGAARKLATLQNRA, from the coding sequence ATGGAGCTTGACGCCGCCGATCCAGCCCCCGGACCGTCCCGCGACTCGTTCGCCGCGCCGGTCCCGTTCGCCGACGCTCTGCCACCCGGCCTCGAGCTGCTGATCGAGCGACTGGAGCAGCACGCCCGCGCCGCCCGCGGCGCGTTCGCCGACAACACGCTCCGCGCGCTCGCCGCCGATAGCCGGATCTTCGCCGCCTGGTGTCGGGAGGCGGGGAGGGCGATGCTGCCGGCCACGCCTGAGACGGTCGCCGCCTTCATCGACGCGCAAGCCGAGACCAAGGCGCGCGCAACGGTCGAGCGCTACCGCTCGTCGGTCGCGGCGTTGCACCGCGCCGCCGGCTTGCAGAACCCCTGCGCCGACGAGATCGTCCGGCTCGCGGTGAAGCGGATGAACCGCGCCAAGGGCCGGCGCCAGAAACAGGCCGAGCCGCTCAACCGCACCAGCATCGCGCGCATGCTGGAGGTGAAGACGCCCGGGCGGTTGCACCGGCGCGTGACGGAGGCGAAACGTGAAGTGCCGCTGATCGCTCTGCGCAACGCTGCCCTGGTCGCGGTTGCCTACGACACGCTGCTGCGCCGCTCCGAGCTCGTCTCTTTATATATAGGGGACCTGCAGAAGGGCGCCGACGGCTCCGGCACGGTGCTGGTGCGGCGCTCGAAAGCCGACCAGGAAGGGGAGGGGGCGATCAAGTACCTCGCCCCCGACACCGTCGAGCACATCGATGCTTGGCTCGCGGCCGCGCAGCTCACGAGCGGGCCGCTGTTCCGGCCGCTGACCAAGGGCGGGCAAGTCGGCGCGGGCGCGCTCGGGGCAGGGGAGGTGGCGCGGGTGTTTCGCGAGGTTGCGACAGCGGCCGGGCTGAAGCTGGCGCGACTGCCCTCGGGGCACTCGACCCGGGTCGGGGCGACGCAGGACATGTTCGCGGCCGGGTTCGAGCTGCTTGAGGTGATGCAGGCGGGCTCGTGGAAGACACCGGCGATGCCCGCGCGCTACGGAGAGCGGCTTCGTGCGCAGCGTGGTGCTGCCCGAAAGCTTGCGACGCTGCAGAATAGAGCGTGA
- a CDS encoding outer membrane beta-barrel protein, producing the protein MYRTTGVGLLLSLLSTTASAADLSPIARLNYPVPPIFSWTGAYAGLFTGYGSLDSNTKFICTAPGRQAGAPECPILPSRRASDASFIGGGEVGYNWQTPSGLVAGAAADYQFTRLWGYGRQEGDFKTVDGSVFFDSVAHSGQRLDDLATFRGKIGFSVDQTFIYVTGGLAVGHVRIDNNLNLSIKPDAAPAAAFDGRGGAVRLGYVAGMGIEHAFSERLSAKVEGLYYNLGSRAVVPDQTSGGELPGYRAGTRIATDGFLARVGLNYRFSAGRPNLPLDGPIGPPIWGFEGGARYFYSSGSPRETLGDSFVPGQSNSRLIYKDAQAHAGESFARLEHNPSGLFAKGFLGSGGVTGGRLSDEDFPPSYKPYSKTLHSIKDGDVSYGVIDFGYDVLRRDGFKIGGFLGYQYFSELYNGYGCRQVATHPSCTIPEPNNKKSLGENMQWNAMRVGVIGEARFGRVRLSLEGAYLPVVALDGVDRHWNRPDINPGPEGGRGDGYFLEGIVSYDLTPSVSIGVGGRYWRMQTDKAQTTGFPFAPPSPMKFETARYGGFAQLSYRLADFGFGGGAIESVLARNN; encoded by the coding sequence ATGTATCGGACGACGGGTGTAGGCCTTCTGCTGAGCCTTCTCTCGACAACTGCGAGCGCGGCGGATCTGTCTCCGATTGCTCGACTGAATTATCCTGTCCCGCCGATCTTTAGCTGGACGGGAGCCTATGCTGGCCTTTTTACCGGGTATGGAAGCCTGGACAGCAATACCAAATTCATTTGTACGGCGCCTGGTAGGCAAGCGGGCGCACCGGAGTGTCCGATCCTTCCGTCCCGGCGTGCCTCGGATGCCAGCTTCATCGGTGGTGGCGAGGTCGGTTACAACTGGCAGACACCCTCGGGTCTGGTCGCAGGTGCTGCAGCGGACTACCAGTTCACCCGGCTGTGGGGCTACGGCCGTCAGGAGGGCGATTTCAAGACAGTCGACGGCTCCGTATTTTTCGACAGTGTTGCCCATTCCGGACAAAGACTCGACGATCTTGCAACTTTCCGCGGCAAAATCGGCTTCTCTGTCGACCAGACGTTTATATACGTCACCGGTGGCCTTGCGGTAGGTCATGTTCGTATTGATAATAATCTGAATTTGTCAATCAAGCCGGACGCGGCGCCGGCAGCAGCATTTGATGGCCGCGGTGGTGCTGTGCGCCTTGGCTACGTCGCTGGTATGGGGATCGAGCACGCGTTCAGCGAGCGTCTCTCTGCCAAGGTCGAAGGCCTCTATTACAATCTCGGATCCCGAGCCGTTGTGCCCGACCAGACCAGCGGCGGTGAACTGCCTGGTTATCGCGCGGGCACCCGCATTGCGACGGATGGCTTCTTGGCCCGCGTCGGCCTCAACTATCGGTTCTCGGCTGGACGACCCAATCTGCCACTGGATGGGCCGATCGGTCCCCCAATCTGGGGCTTCGAGGGTGGCGCGCGCTACTTCTATAGTTCCGGCAGTCCGCGTGAGACGCTCGGCGACTCCTTTGTTCCGGGACAGTCCAATTCACGCCTCATCTATAAGGATGCCCAGGCCCATGCCGGGGAGAGCTTTGCTCGGCTTGAGCACAATCCCTCGGGCCTGTTCGCCAAGGGCTTCCTCGGGTCGGGTGGTGTCACGGGTGGGCGCCTCTCGGATGAAGATTTTCCGCCCAGCTATAAACCCTACTCTAAAACACTCCACTCTATTAAAGACGGAGACGTAAGTTATGGCGTAATTGATTTTGGTTATGATGTGCTTCGTAGGGATGGTTTTAAAATCGGAGGATTTTTAGGTTATCAGTATTTTTCGGAGTTGTACAACGGTTATGGTTGTCGTCAGGTCGCGACGCATCCCAGCTGCACCATACCAGAGCCGAATAATAAAAAATCCCTCGGCGAGAATATGCAGTGGAATGCGATGCGTGTGGGCGTGATCGGTGAGGCGCGGTTTGGCCGGGTTCGGCTGAGCCTCGAGGGCGCCTATCTTCCAGTTGTCGCTCTTGACGGCGTCGACCGCCATTGGAACCGACCCGATATCAATCCTGGCCCTGAAGGAGGGCGCGGCGATGGCTATTTCCTGGAAGGGATCGTCTCTTACGACCTGACGCCGTCGGTCAGCATTGGTGTCGGAGGACGTTACTGGCGGATGCAGACTGACAAAGCCCAGACGACGGGTTTCCCCTTTGCACCACCCAGCCCGATGAAATTCGAGACTGCGCGCTACGGCGGCTTCGCGCAACTTTCATACCGGTTGGCTGATTTCGGTTTTGGGGGCGGAGCTATTGAGTCGGTCTTGGCTCGCAATAACTAG